The following are from one region of the Actinopolyspora halophila DSM 43834 genome:
- a CDS encoding alpha-amylase family glycosyl hydrolase encodes MCLTDLSHEHPTTSPDWWENRVFYRVDIRAFSDSDADGVGDLEGVRGRLGYLELIGIGAIWLTGVLASPVGRIGHGREVDPLVGTIESLEALLTEAHAADIRIVLDLPVDSTAVDNDESGYELAESLRFWTACGVDGFRVATVPGITGALDEATHSILRAIRSLPGEHRTVPLGGLVRNWRTEYGMVSELDLGVDLRFSSVPFDAAQIRQVVQNVLDESRASGSTPVWSLSNWDYPRPTTRFGGGPAGLAKARAMTLVQFALPGVAGVDNGTELGLPESERPDRTSRHPVRGPIPWEGSEPPFGFSAASGSWWPTPPSWASSTVEVQLEEPSSTLSLHRNAMELRRFYEAARHSTVQWYGAPRGCLAFRCDKGELTCALNTSNETVPAPPGRIVLNSAPLDGDRLPPDTAVWLV; translated from the coding sequence GTGTGCTTGACCGACCTGAGCCACGAACATCCCACGACGTCGCCCGACTGGTGGGAGAACCGGGTCTTTTACCGCGTCGACATACGAGCGTTCAGCGATTCCGACGCGGACGGAGTCGGCGACCTCGAAGGGGTCCGCGGAAGGCTCGGCTACCTGGAGCTGATCGGCATCGGCGCGATCTGGTTGACCGGAGTACTGGCTTCACCAGTCGGGCGCATCGGACACGGCAGAGAGGTCGATCCTCTCGTCGGCACCATCGAGTCGTTGGAAGCCCTGTTGACCGAGGCGCACGCCGCGGACATCCGGATCGTGTTGGATCTGCCCGTGGACAGCACCGCCGTGGACAACGACGAGAGCGGGTACGAGCTGGCCGAATCCCTTCGCTTCTGGACAGCGTGCGGTGTCGACGGGTTCCGGGTGGCTACCGTCCCCGGCATCACGGGTGCCCTGGACGAAGCCACACACTCGATCCTGCGGGCGATCCGGTCGCTTCCCGGTGAGCACCGCACCGTTCCGCTCGGTGGACTGGTGCGGAACTGGCGGACGGAGTACGGCATGGTGTCCGAACTGGACCTGGGTGTCGACCTGCGTTTCAGCTCCGTACCGTTCGACGCCGCACAGATCCGACAAGTCGTCCAGAACGTCCTGGACGAATCCCGGGCTTCGGGGAGCACACCGGTATGGTCGTTGTCCAATTGGGACTACCCGCGACCGACGACACGTTTCGGCGGTGGCCCCGCCGGACTCGCCAAGGCAAGAGCCATGACACTGGTCCAGTTCGCGTTGCCCGGAGTGGCCGGGGTGGACAACGGCACCGAACTCGGACTGCCCGAGTCCGAACGCCCCGACCGCACGAGCAGGCATCCGGTTCGTGGGCCGATCCCGTGGGAAGGCTCGGAACCGCCGTTCGGTTTCTCCGCGGCTTCGGGAAGCTGGTGGCCCACCCCGCCCAGTTGGGCCTCCAGCACCGTGGAAGTCCAGCTGGAGGAGCCGTCGTCAACACTTTCCCTGCACCGCAACGCCATGGAACTACGCCGCTTCTACGAGGCGGCACGGCATTCGACGGTCCAGTGGTACGGAGCTCCCCGTGGATGTCTGGCGTTTCGCTGCGACAAGGGTGAACTGACCTGCGCGCTGAACACCTCGAACGAAACGGTTCCCGCCCCGCCGGGAAGGATCGTGCTCAACAGTGCCCCGCTCGACGGGGACCGACTACCCCCGGACACCGCGGTTTGGCTGGTCTGA
- a CDS encoding DUF3459 domain-containing protein, whose product MTTVRRWTEQDSLPGGQTPWWWNAIHYAIDIRLFADSDGDGVGDLDGLRNRLGYLELLGVDTVWLTGVPMTGVGPNVGDPQQAATILESFERLTSAAHDCDLRVTLDIGVDVADLRQPRAQQELVRTLRFWTDRGVDGFRLALSRRGSSAESDTNGVDLETARAIRAALADDSDRLIGSFIEEQSSSRGVWDVDFNRALAETDFEANGIREAIGKELTACKEFGTRPGWLVSGRHFPRQVTRFGGGTVGRARAHALTLVLLALPGVVCVDSGEELGLPEVIGNEAEMPTQELLGARVPMPWEGRTPPFGFSEATDLCLPAPGDWVDMTAEAQLESADSTLSLYRQALEIKRTASAEDETGDPSVSRELFDDDEVEWYGAPTGCLAFRRGAAGLICALNTSTQRVPLPPGELLLSSAPLEGGQLPPDSAAWLATS is encoded by the coding sequence ATGACCACTGTGCGCCGCTGGACAGAGCAGGACAGCCTTCCCGGAGGCCAAACGCCGTGGTGGTGGAACGCGATCCATTACGCCATCGACATCCGGCTGTTCGCCGACTCCGACGGAGACGGGGTCGGCGATCTGGACGGCCTGCGCAACCGTCTCGGCTACCTGGAACTACTCGGGGTCGACACGGTGTGGCTGACCGGTGTCCCGATGACCGGGGTGGGACCCAATGTCGGCGATCCGCAACAAGCTGCCACCATTCTCGAATCATTCGAACGGCTGACGTCCGCAGCTCACGATTGCGATTTGCGCGTCACTCTCGATATCGGTGTGGACGTGGCCGATCTACGACAGCCACGTGCCCAACAGGAGCTGGTACGGACACTTCGGTTCTGGACCGACCGCGGGGTTGACGGATTCCGGCTGGCCCTTTCACGGCGGGGTTCATCAGCGGAATCCGACACGAACGGAGTCGACTTGGAAACGGCCAGAGCTATCAGGGCCGCGCTGGCCGACGACTCGGATCGACTGATCGGCTCGTTCATCGAGGAACAAAGCTCGAGCCGGGGCGTGTGGGACGTCGATTTCAACCGGGCGCTCGCCGAGACGGACTTCGAGGCGAACGGCATCCGGGAAGCCATCGGCAAGGAGTTGACCGCGTGCAAGGAGTTCGGCACCCGCCCGGGCTGGCTCGTTTCCGGACGTCACTTCCCCCGGCAGGTGACCCGCTTCGGCGGCGGAACGGTCGGACGGGCACGAGCACATGCCCTGACTCTCGTGCTGCTGGCGCTGCCGGGAGTCGTGTGCGTGGACAGCGGAGAGGAGCTCGGTCTCCCCGAGGTCATCGGCAACGAAGCGGAAATGCCCACGCAGGAGCTGCTCGGAGCTCGGGTCCCCATGCCGTGGGAGGGCAGGACACCCCCGTTCGGCTTCAGCGAGGCCACGGACCTGTGCCTACCGGCTCCGGGAGACTGGGTCGATATGACGGCCGAGGCGCAATTGGAAAGCGCCGATTCCACGCTGTCGCTGTACCGACAGGCTCTGGAGATCAAGCGAACGGCTAGCGCCGAGGACGAGACGGGGGATCCGTCCGTATCACGCGAACTGTTCGACGATGACGAAGTGGAGTGGTATGGAGCTCCCACGGGATGCCTCGCTTTCCGCAGGGGTGCGGCAGGACTGATCTGTGCTCTGAACACCTCCACCCAACGGGTGCCGCTGCCACCGGGAGAGCTGCTGCTGTCCAGTGCTCCACTGGAGGGCGGACAGCTTCCCCCCGATTCGGCGGCCTGGCTCGCCACGAGCTGA
- a CDS encoding globin produces MSTPETFYEQVGGEATFRTIVARFYQEVAEDELLRPLYPEEDLSGAEERLRLFLMQYWGGPQTYSEQRGHPRLRMRHAPFKIGLAERDAWLRCMRIALDEVELTTEQRDRLWQYFEMAAHSMVNSWF; encoded by the coding sequence GTGAGCACTCCGGAAACCTTCTACGAACAGGTGGGCGGCGAGGCCACCTTCCGCACCATCGTGGCTCGCTTCTACCAGGAAGTGGCCGAGGACGAACTGCTGCGGCCGCTGTATCCCGAGGAGGACCTCAGCGGGGCCGAGGAACGGCTCCGCCTGTTCCTGATGCAGTACTGGGGAGGACCGCAGACCTATTCCGAACAACGTGGTCATCCCCGGCTGCGTATGCGCCACGCGCCGTTCAAGATCGGATTGGCCGAGCGGGACGCCTGGTTGCGGTGCATGCGCATCGCGTTGGACGAGGTCGAGCTGACCACCGAACAACGCGACCGTCTTTGGCAGTACTTCGAGATGGCCGCGCACAGCATGGTCAACTCCTGGTTCTGA
- a CDS encoding mechanosensitive ion channel family protein encodes MSTLQLAQSQCSDDSSQWCRTILDWTGNPWLANYSKLLIATPLKVLLIIVLAFLVRYILHKIITKLSSTNGHPPRLLQPLRERNGDSVSGETLAEQRSQRARTLGSVLKSIVSFVIFGFATIYILQEFGVDLGPLIASAGVVGIALGFGAQNLVRDFLAGMFMMVEDQYGVGDWVDLGEAIGTVETVGLRVTTLRDVNGTVWYVRNGEILRVGNSSQGYAVAVVDLPIAHSSDARRAQEVADSVAGTAAQREPLAKDVLAKPEMLGINQITSDTITLRLTAKVRPGQQWAVQRLLRAEIKRAYDEADIKPPYPAGRLMPDSGEQQ; translated from the coding sequence ATGAGCACGTTGCAGTTAGCGCAATCCCAGTGTTCCGACGACTCCAGCCAGTGGTGCAGGACGATACTCGACTGGACCGGCAACCCGTGGTTGGCCAACTACTCGAAGTTGCTGATCGCCACACCGCTGAAGGTCCTGTTGATCATCGTGCTGGCGTTTCTGGTGCGCTACATCCTGCACAAGATCATCACCAAGCTCAGCAGCACCAACGGTCACCCTCCCAGGTTGCTGCAGCCGTTGCGCGAGCGGAACGGCGACTCCGTATCCGGCGAGACACTGGCCGAACAGCGCAGCCAGCGAGCCAGAACCCTCGGTTCGGTGCTGAAGTCGATCGTCAGCTTCGTGATCTTCGGCTTCGCCACGATCTACATACTCCAGGAGTTCGGGGTGGACCTGGGGCCGCTGATCGCATCCGCCGGAGTCGTCGGCATCGCTCTCGGCTTCGGCGCCCAAAACCTGGTGCGGGACTTCCTGGCCGGCATGTTCATGATGGTCGAGGACCAGTACGGGGTCGGTGACTGGGTCGATCTCGGAGAAGCGATCGGCACCGTGGAGACGGTGGGCCTGCGGGTCACCACACTGCGCGACGTCAACGGCACGGTGTGGTACGTCCGCAACGGCGAGATCCTGCGAGTCGGCAACTCCAGCCAGGGTTACGCGGTGGCCGTGGTCGACCTGCCGATCGCGCACAGCAGCGACGCGCGCCGGGCCCAGGAGGTCGCGGACTCGGTCGCCGGGACGGCGGCACAGCGCGAGCCGCTCGCCAAGGACGTGCTGGCGAAACCGGAGATGCTCGGCATCAACCAGATCACTTCGGATACGATCACGTTGCGGTTGACCGCGAAGGTGCGTCCGGGGCAGCAGTGGGCCGTGCAACGCTTGCTCCGTGCCGAGATCAAGCGGGCCTATGACGAAGCGGACATCAAACCGCCTTACCCGGCCGGACGTCTGATGCCAGACTCGGGTGAGCAGCAGTAA
- a CDS encoding HNH endonuclease — protein MGTWSKRRVLLLNTTFEPLTALPLRRAIVLVVCGKAEVVHGDSAGSTWNSATHSMEIPSVIRLSKFVHVPYRGRVPLSRPALMMRDNHRCAYCGVRAETIDHVVPRSRGGSHTWENCVACCTRCNRRKADYTLRELGWRLPETPKAPRGRHWRLLAGAAEPDPLWLPYLGETAAR, from the coding sequence GTGGGGACCTGGTCGAAGCGGCGGGTGTTGCTGCTCAACACGACGTTCGAGCCGTTGACCGCGTTGCCACTGCGCAGAGCGATCGTGCTTGTCGTCTGCGGCAAGGCCGAGGTCGTACACGGCGATTCGGCCGGTTCGACCTGGAACTCCGCGACACACAGCATGGAGATCCCCTCGGTCATCAGGCTCAGCAAGTTCGTTCATGTTCCGTACCGCGGGCGGGTTCCGTTGTCCCGCCCGGCGCTGATGATGCGGGACAATCACCGTTGCGCGTACTGCGGCGTTCGCGCGGAAACCATCGACCACGTCGTTCCCAGGAGCAGGGGCGGTTCGCACACCTGGGAGAACTGCGTGGCTTGTTGCACCAGATGCAACCGGCGCAAGGCGGATTACACCCTTCGCGAACTGGGATGGCGCTTGCCGGAGACTCCGAAGGCGCCACGTGGCAGACACTGGCGACTGCTGGCCGGTGCCGCCGAGCCCGATCCGCTGTGGCTCCCGTACCTGGGGGAGACGGCCGCGCGTTAG
- the pepN gene encoding aminopeptidase N, whose protein sequence is MAPPNLTRQQAEQRAEMLQVHSYAVELDLSDGAGGDDVEVFGSKTTVRFSTTRPGASTWIDLMAERVHSAVLNGVRLDLSDYDEEKGIALPELAEQNELVIQADCNYTNTGEGLHRFVDPVDGGVYLYSQFETADAKRMFACFDQPDLKASFQLTVTAPDTWKVISNSPGEVTSASGGRDTHVFQATPPLSTYLVALVAGPYAEWRDVYSGPEGEIPLGLYCRSSLAEHLDAERLFTETKQGFSFYQRAFDVPYPFAKYDQCFVPEFNAGAMENAGCVTFLEDYVFRSRVTGYLYERRAETVLHEMAHMWFGDLVTMRWWDDLWLNESFATWASVLAQTSATEYTHAWTTFANVEKSWAYRQDQLPSTHPVAADIVDLQAVEVNFDGITYAKGASVLKQLVSYVGLDNFLGGLKIYFDRHAWGNAELADLLTALEESSGRDLSWWSAQWLETTGLNVMRPEFETDDQGRFSDFTVVQGPARPGQGEYRTHRIAVGVYDDDPETGELVRMHRSEMDVSGERTHAPDLVGVRSGKLVLVNDDDLSYCTMRLDRGSLATLVERIADIDQSLPRALCWSTAWEMTRDAEMRARDFVDLVLGKGATGGIGAETEIGVVQRVLLQARTALGSYGDPAWQPEGWQRYTDRLLELARAATPGSDHQLALVNALTGAKLDEDKLTVLRSWLNGTDKLEGLVVDTDLRWQLLQALVAHGAADEAEIDSELASDSTATGKRRAERARALIPTEEAKERAWQRALYDDESPNAINEAVISGFQHPAQQRLLTPYVQRYFAEIDDVWQRRSSERAQPTVIGLFPSWSIEPETVEAADAWLAGEHPSALRRLVSEGRAGVVRALAAREADRS, encoded by the coding sequence GTGGCTCCGCCTAACCTGACCCGCCAGCAGGCCGAACAGCGTGCCGAAATGCTCCAGGTCCACTCCTACGCGGTCGAACTGGACCTGTCCGACGGCGCGGGCGGGGACGATGTGGAAGTCTTCGGCTCGAAGACGACCGTAAGGTTCAGCACCACGCGGCCGGGCGCGTCCACCTGGATCGACCTGATGGCCGAACGGGTGCACAGTGCCGTGCTCAACGGTGTGCGGTTGGACCTGTCCGACTACGACGAGGAGAAGGGCATCGCGCTGCCCGAACTCGCCGAGCAGAACGAACTCGTCATACAGGCGGACTGCAACTACACCAACACCGGAGAGGGGCTGCATCGCTTCGTCGACCCCGTCGACGGGGGCGTGTACCTCTACAGCCAGTTCGAGACGGCCGACGCCAAGCGCATGTTCGCCTGTTTCGACCAGCCCGATCTCAAAGCGAGTTTCCAGCTGACCGTGACCGCGCCGGACACGTGGAAGGTGATCTCGAACTCGCCGGGCGAGGTAACCTCCGCGAGCGGAGGACGGGACACGCACGTCTTCCAGGCGACCCCACCGCTTTCCACCTACCTGGTGGCGCTGGTGGCCGGCCCCTACGCCGAGTGGCGTGACGTCTACAGTGGCCCGGAAGGTGAGATCCCGCTGGGGCTCTACTGCCGCTCCTCTCTCGCCGAACACCTCGACGCCGAACGACTGTTCACCGAAACCAAGCAGGGCTTCTCCTTCTACCAGCGGGCTTTCGACGTTCCGTACCCCTTCGCCAAGTACGACCAGTGCTTCGTGCCCGAGTTCAACGCGGGCGCCATGGAGAACGCGGGGTGCGTGACCTTCCTCGAGGACTACGTCTTCCGCTCCCGCGTCACCGGTTACCTGTACGAACGTCGTGCCGAAACGGTGCTGCACGAGATGGCGCACATGTGGTTCGGCGATCTCGTCACGATGCGCTGGTGGGACGACCTGTGGCTCAACGAGTCCTTCGCCACCTGGGCCAGCGTGCTGGCCCAGACCTCGGCCACCGAGTACACGCACGCGTGGACGACCTTCGCCAACGTGGAGAAGTCCTGGGCGTACCGTCAGGACCAGTTGCCCTCCACGCACCCCGTGGCGGCCGACATCGTCGACCTGCAGGCGGTGGAGGTCAACTTCGACGGCATCACCTACGCCAAGGGCGCTTCGGTACTCAAGCAGCTGGTCTCCTACGTGGGGCTCGACAACTTCCTCGGCGGCCTGAAGATCTACTTCGATCGCCACGCCTGGGGCAACGCGGAGCTTGCCGACCTGCTCACGGCTCTGGAGGAGTCCTCGGGCCGGGACCTCTCCTGGTGGAGCGCGCAGTGGCTGGAAACCACCGGTCTGAACGTGATGCGCCCCGAATTCGAGACCGACGATCAGGGACGTTTCAGCGACTTCACCGTGGTGCAGGGCCCGGCCAGGCCGGGTCAGGGCGAGTACCGCACTCACCGGATCGCCGTCGGTGTTTACGACGACGATCCGGAGACCGGCGAACTCGTCCGGATGCACCGGAGCGAGATGGACGTCTCGGGGGAACGCACCCATGCCCCCGACCTCGTCGGCGTCCGGAGCGGCAAGCTGGTGCTGGTCAACGACGACGACCTCAGCTACTGCACGATGCGGCTGGACCGGGGGTCCCTCGCCACCCTGGTCGAGCGGATCGCCGACATCGACCAGTCACTTCCACGCGCCCTGTGCTGGTCCACCGCCTGGGAGATGACCCGTGACGCGGAGATGCGGGCACGTGACTTCGTCGATCTCGTGCTCGGCAAGGGCGCCACCGGAGGGATCGGAGCCGAGACCGAGATCGGCGTGGTCCAGCGGGTGCTGCTCCAAGCCAGGACCGCACTGGGATCCTACGGCGATCCCGCATGGCAGCCGGAGGGCTGGCAACGCTACACCGACAGGCTGCTGGAACTGGCCCGCGCCGCCACCCCGGGGTCCGACCACCAGCTCGCCCTGGTCAACGCGCTCACCGGAGCGAAACTCGACGAGGACAAGCTGACGGTGCTGCGGAGCTGGTTGAACGGCACGGACAAGCTCGAAGGACTCGTGGTCGACACCGACCTCCGCTGGCAACTGCTGCAGGCTCTGGTCGCGCACGGTGCCGCGGACGAAGCGGAGATCGACTCCGAGCTCGCCTCCGATTCCACCGCCACCGGAAAGCGGCGCGCCGAACGTGCCAGGGCTCTGATTCCCACCGAGGAAGCCAAGGAACGTGCCTGGCAACGTGCGCTGTACGACGACGAGTCGCCCAACGCCATCAACGAAGCGGTCATCTCCGGCTTCCAGCACCCCGCGCAGCAGCGGCTGTTGACGCCCTACGTCCAGCGCTACTTCGCCGAGATCGACGACGTGTGGCAACGGCGCTCCAGTGAGCGCGCCCAACCGACGGTGATCGGGCTGTTCCCCTCGTGGTCGATCGAGCCGGAGACCGTCGAGGCCGCTGACGCCTGGCTCGCCGGGGAGCATCCGTCCGCGCTGCGCCGCTTGGTCTCCGAAGGCAGGGCCGGGGTTGTTCGCGCTCTCGCGGCCAGGGAAGCCGACCGCTCCTGA
- a CDS encoding prolyl oligopeptidase family serine peptidase, with amino-acid sequence MRGVSEVQPAPGGYPHAPREDLVENLHGHEVHDPYRWLEDPEDPRCSEWLEQQDGLASGRLADLPGKDRLAERIHALMSTGSVSAPTWRNGRSFFTRRGTDREFPVLFVRDESGTETPLVDVARIDPSGLTTLDRWTPSREGDRLAYQISTGGDEESLLYVMSVETGELLDGPIDRCRYSSIAWLPGGEEFYYVRRLPPEDVPEDERQFHRRVWRHEVGRDPRSDVLIHGEQQEHTYFFDVDVSADGGWLLIHGSPGTARRDSLWIAELDHAGRPGQPRLVLDDSLGVQAKAKVELDGRLYIRTTLNAPRGRLCVADPRSPEPDDWTELLTEDSASVLEAVRLVDTPESSPELAVLRTRHAVSELTLHHPTTGERIRGVALPGAGQITALNTTDPLTETGEGRLWIGWTDFVTAPCVHTYSLGAEATEPFESAPGQETPPNVNSTQLSYTSTDGTTVRMFVLYPSELETPLPTLLTGYGGFALSREPAYAPTALAWVETGGVCALASLRGGAEEGEQWHRAGMRENKQRVFDDFHSAALHLVDRGWTSTDRLAISGGSNGGLLVGAAVTQRPELYRAAVCSAPLLDMVRYEHFLLGRLWSEEYGSAEVPEELGWLLAYSPYHNVRQQTEYPAMLFSVFESDTRVDPLHARKMCAAVQHATSSPLDKRPILLRRETEVGHSARSVSRTVGMATDHLAFLAEATGLLRE; translated from the coding sequence GTGCGCGGAGTGAGTGAAGTTCAACCCGCACCCGGGGGCTATCCGCACGCGCCCCGCGAAGATCTCGTCGAGAACCTGCACGGACACGAAGTGCACGATCCGTACCGTTGGTTGGAGGATCCCGAGGACCCGCGCTGCTCGGAATGGCTCGAACAGCAGGACGGCCTGGCCTCCGGCCGACTGGCGGATCTGCCCGGCAAGGACCGGCTCGCCGAGCGGATACACGCGCTGATGAGCACCGGCTCGGTCTCGGCCCCGACATGGCGCAACGGGCGTTCCTTTTTCACCAGACGGGGAACCGACCGGGAATTCCCGGTGTTGTTCGTGCGCGACGAGTCCGGAACCGAGACGCCGTTGGTCGACGTGGCCCGGATCGACCCGTCCGGGCTGACGACTCTGGACCGCTGGACACCCAGCCGGGAGGGCGACAGGCTCGCCTACCAGATATCCACGGGGGGCGACGAGGAATCCCTGCTCTACGTGATGAGCGTGGAAACGGGGGAGCTGCTGGACGGACCCATCGACCGCTGCCGCTACTCCTCGATCGCCTGGTTGCCCGGCGGAGAAGAGTTCTACTACGTGCGCAGGCTTCCCCCGGAGGACGTTCCGGAGGACGAACGGCAGTTCCACCGCAGGGTGTGGCGCCACGAAGTCGGTCGGGACCCGCGCTCGGACGTCCTGATCCACGGCGAGCAGCAGGAGCACACCTACTTCTTCGACGTCGACGTCTCCGCCGACGGCGGATGGCTGTTGATACACGGCAGCCCCGGCACCGCACGCCGCGATTCGTTGTGGATCGCCGAACTGGACCACGCCGGACGTCCCGGTCAACCGCGGCTCGTGCTGGACGACTCGCTCGGTGTGCAGGCCAAGGCCAAAGTCGAGCTCGACGGCAGGCTCTACATCAGAACCACCCTGAACGCGCCGCGTGGCCGGCTGTGCGTGGCCGATCCACGCAGCCCCGAGCCCGACGACTGGACCGAACTGCTCACCGAGGACTCCGCCTCGGTGCTCGAGGCGGTACGCCTGGTCGACACCCCCGAGTCATCTCCGGAACTGGCCGTGCTGCGCACCAGGCACGCTGTTTCCGAGCTGACGCTGCACCACCCGACAACGGGAGAACGGATTCGCGGGGTCGCGCTACCGGGAGCCGGGCAGATCACCGCGCTGAACACCACCGATCCCCTCACCGAGACCGGTGAGGGGCGACTGTGGATCGGCTGGACGGATTTCGTCACCGCACCGTGCGTGCACACCTACTCGCTCGGTGCCGAGGCCACCGAACCGTTCGAGAGCGCGCCCGGCCAGGAAACACCCCCGAACGTCAACAGCACTCAGCTGAGCTACACCTCGACGGACGGGACCACCGTGCGGATGTTCGTCCTGTACCCGTCCGAGCTCGAGACTCCCCTGCCCACGCTGCTCACCGGATACGGAGGCTTCGCCCTCTCCAGGGAACCCGCTTACGCCCCAACCGCGCTGGCCTGGGTGGAGACCGGTGGTGTCTGTGCGCTGGCCTCACTGCGCGGGGGCGCCGAGGAAGGCGAGCAGTGGCATCGCGCGGGGATGCGTGAGAACAAGCAACGGGTCTTCGACGACTTCCACTCCGCCGCACTGCACCTCGTCGACCGAGGGTGGACCAGCACCGACCGTCTCGCGATCAGCGGAGGGTCCAACGGCGGACTCCTGGTCGGGGCGGCCGTGACCCAACGCCCCGAGCTCTATCGGGCCGCGGTGTGCTCGGCCCCGCTGCTGGACATGGTGCGTTACGAGCACTTCCTGCTGGGAAGGCTCTGGAGCGAGGAGTACGGCAGCGCCGAGGTTCCCGAGGAGCTCGGTTGGCTACTGGCCTACTCCCCGTACCACAACGTCCGCCAGCAGACCGAGTACCCCGCGATGCTGTTCTCGGTCTTCGAGTCGGACACGCGGGTGGACCCGCTGCACGCCCGCAAGATGTGCGCGGCCGTGCAGCACGCGACGAGCTCGCCGCTGGACAAAAGGCCGATCCTGTTGCGCCGGGAGACGGAGGTGGGGCATTCGGCTCGTTCGGTCTCGCGTACCGTGGGCATGGCGACCGATCACCTCGCGTTCCTCGCCGAGGCGACAGGACTGCTGCGAGAGTGA
- a CDS encoding response regulator, producing MPELITAIATLLWPLITLLLLLLFRRAIGRVLRTAERRELEFEVGGQRLTFHELNDQQNEMIQDLQHQLSILSKRLDEKENATSVPTGSGQPLEPAGNVAVPSGVELDGEPVESERFPPVQAPSGPEPFAVLWVTDRAQSHALLVEQLRSNGVRVTITATTAEAVAEISERPYRLVVSDMVRKENGRWRNDAGLTLLRELRDLGVEIPLVIFGTHRGQIQHADQARQLGAVATTHSAYEMFRHFQNFGLL from the coding sequence ATGCCAGAGTTGATCACCGCCATCGCCACACTGCTGTGGCCGCTGATCACACTGCTACTGCTGCTGCTCTTCCGGCGTGCCATCGGCAGGGTGTTGCGCACCGCGGAAAGACGCGAACTCGAATTCGAGGTCGGAGGTCAACGACTGACCTTCCACGAACTCAACGACCAGCAGAACGAAATGATCCAGGATCTGCAGCATCAACTCAGCATCCTGAGCAAGCGGCTCGACGAAAAGGAGAACGCCACCTCCGTACCCACCGGATCGGGGCAACCTCTCGAACCGGCGGGCAACGTCGCGGTCCCCTCGGGGGTCGAGCTGGACGGGGAACCCGTCGAGTCCGAACGATTTCCCCCGGTACAGGCACCGAGCGGACCCGAGCCCTTCGCCGTGTTGTGGGTGACCGACCGGGCCCAGAGCCATGCACTGTTGGTCGAACAGCTACGCAGCAACGGGGTCCGGGTGACGATCACGGCGACGACGGCCGAAGCGGTGGCCGAGATTTCCGAGCGACCCTACCGCCTGGTCGTTTCGGACATGGTCCGCAAGGAGAACGGCCGGTGGCGCAACGACGCCGGGCTCACCCTGCTACGAGAGCTTCGGGACCTGGGGGTGGAGATTCCCCTGGTCATCTTCGGGACGCATCGCGGACAGATACAGCACGCCGACCAGGCTCGCCAACTCGGGGCAGTGGCCACCACCCACTCGGCGTACGAGATGTTCCGGCACTTCCAGAACTTCGGTCTGCTTTGA
- a CDS encoding DUF5130 family protein, whose product MATGEMAETSTNTDPDGLEPGHALTAGGRLSIARRIEPERPKLPFSPGQLARLDEALTLSTRTTGLEFAIYLGGLGEDTREYAEQIHADLGERAPHGVLIAVSPAQRKVEIVTGEHSYRRVPDRSCNLAVMNMVASFKEGDLIEGLVSALRMLSDAAGTDFGTGHE is encoded by the coding sequence GTGGCAACTGGTGAAATGGCCGAAACCTCGACGAACACGGATCCGGACGGGCTGGAACCGGGACACGCGCTCACGGCGGGTGGCCGACTGTCCATCGCGCGGCGTATCGAACCCGAGCGTCCGAAACTGCCCTTCTCACCCGGGCAACTCGCCAGGTTGGACGAAGCGCTTACTCTTTCGACCCGTACCACCGGGCTGGAGTTCGCGATCTACCTCGGTGGCCTGGGAGAAGACACTCGCGAGTACGCCGAGCAGATACACGCCGATCTCGGTGAACGAGCCCCGCACGGGGTGCTGATCGCGGTCTCTCCCGCACAGCGGAAGGTGGAAATCGTCACCGGTGAGCACTCGTACCGCAGGGTTCCGGACCGTTCGTGCAACCTCGCCGTGATGAACATGGTCGCCTCGTTCAAGGAAGGCGATCTGATAGAAGGGCTGGTCAGCGCGCTGCGGATGTTGTCGGACGCGGCCGGAACGGATTTCGGGACCGGCCACGAGTAG